The proteins below come from a single Acaryochloris sp. CCMEE 5410 genomic window:
- a CDS encoding DUF2811 domain-containing protein, translated as MNATISILAEIPEELHLTLKGYLESHPDWDQDRVFSAALSLFLLQNGEGDRRAARVYLDTLFQRSAG; from the coding sequence ATGAATGCAACCATTAGCATCCTTGCTGAAATTCCTGAGGAACTGCATCTCACCCTCAAAGGATATTTAGAGTCTCATCCTGATTGGGACCAGGATCGAGTCTTTTCGGCGGCTCTATCTTTATTCTTGTTGCAAAATGGCGAAGGGGATCGTCGTGCGGCTCGGGTTTATTTAGATACGCTGTTTCAGCGCTCAGCCGGTTAG
- a CDS encoding substrate-binding domain-containing protein translates to MSIPLQSILEIALDIVMNPLKRPQQHRDLVLPGIIAVGLVWSVGLLGFGVWQNLQTPQLQREQPNNPAVKAVSENSTFAQVNPVPSGRFRYSGSPNWSSIRLVVDSAIQSERREYQLSYVQPKDKSANSTTAIDLLIQDQLDFVQSDRPLRPNEIKQAQTKGLQLQQIPVATDGIAIAVHPSLTIPGLTLQELSDIYQGKITNWQQVGGPNLAIQPFSLSVGSVGSVDIFLSKVMEGQSFSQTLDYFPNLTAALRKLAQSPGGILFGSSAEIVPQCTVKPVPIGQDTQERVAPYQAPYVLSEDCPNQRNRINSSAFLNQQYPLTHPLYVIYAQGDEPAGEAYTQLLLSNQGQELLQKAGFAQLSANPQP, encoded by the coding sequence TTGTCCATTCCCCTGCAATCCATTCTTGAGATTGCCCTGGATATTGTTATGAACCCTCTGAAGCGTCCCCAGCAACATAGAGATCTGGTCCTCCCAGGCATTATTGCAGTGGGGCTAGTCTGGTCCGTCGGCCTTTTGGGCTTTGGGGTTTGGCAAAACCTGCAAACCCCACAACTGCAAAGGGAACAACCTAACAATCCCGCGGTCAAAGCCGTTTCGGAGAATTCAACCTTCGCTCAAGTAAATCCCGTTCCTTCAGGTCGATTTAGATACAGCGGTAGCCCTAACTGGTCCTCTATCCGGCTAGTCGTTGACTCAGCGATCCAATCCGAACGGCGAGAATATCAACTGAGCTACGTGCAACCCAAGGATAAGTCTGCAAATTCCACCACCGCTATAGACCTTCTAATCCAAGACCAATTGGATTTTGTGCAATCTGACCGTCCCCTCCGTCCCAACGAGATCAAGCAAGCCCAAACCAAAGGGTTACAGCTCCAACAAATTCCCGTCGCCACAGACGGGATTGCCATCGCTGTACACCCCAGCCTGACCATCCCGGGCCTAACCCTCCAAGAACTGTCCGATATCTATCAAGGGAAGATTACCAACTGGCAGCAAGTGGGTGGTCCCAACTTAGCCATTCAACCCTTTTCCCTCTCGGTCGGCTCAGTCGGAAGCGTAGATATCTTTCTGAGCAAGGTGATGGAAGGCCAGTCATTTAGTCAAACCCTAGACTACTTCCCCAACCTGACAGCTGCCCTGAGAAAGTTAGCCCAGAGCCCAGGCGGAATTCTCTTTGGTTCCTCGGCAGAGATCGTTCCTCAATGCACCGTCAAGCCGGTCCCCATTGGTCAAGACACCCAGGAAAGGGTTGCCCCTTATCAAGCCCCCTACGTCTTATCTGAAGACTGCCCAAACCAACGAAATCGAATTAACAGCTCTGCCTTCTTAAACCAGCAATATCCCCTCACCCACCCCCTCTACGTTATCTATGCCCAAGGGGATGAACCTGCGGGAGAAGCCTATACTCAACTCTTGCTCAGCAACCAGGGCCAAGAATTATTGCAGAAAGCTGGCTTTGCCCAGCTTTCTGCCAACCCGCAGCCATAG
- the cysH gene encoding phosphoadenosine phosphosulfate reductase, with amino-acid sequence MDPCIETPKQQTVDIDQLNQQLDKAHPKSILTWCLENLPEGLIQSTAFGASGMVIMDLLYKDLNPNPSIPVLFLDTLHHFPETLKLANDAQAHYGLDLQIFRPQGVTSRAEFAQQYGEQLWETNLEQFHQLTKVEPLRRGLEQLQVATWITGRRRDQSSTRAKMPIFECDRDGRLKVNPLANWSYKDVWNYLVNNQVLYNPLYDQGYASIGDEPLTTMTKPGEEERAGRWRGKARTECGMHA; translated from the coding sequence ATGGATCCATGCATCGAGACCCCCAAGCAGCAGACAGTTGATATTGATCAGCTGAATCAGCAGTTGGATAAGGCTCATCCCAAAAGTATTTTGACGTGGTGTTTAGAGAATCTACCTGAGGGGCTGATCCAGAGCACTGCATTTGGGGCGAGTGGCATGGTGATTATGGACCTGCTTTACAAAGACCTCAATCCCAATCCTTCCATTCCGGTCTTGTTTTTGGATACTCTGCATCATTTTCCAGAAACGTTAAAACTGGCCAACGATGCTCAGGCCCATTACGGATTAGATTTGCAAATTTTTCGTCCCCAAGGTGTGACGTCCCGTGCTGAATTTGCTCAGCAATATGGTGAGCAGCTCTGGGAAACGAATTTAGAACAATTTCATCAACTAACCAAAGTTGAACCGTTGCGACGAGGACTCGAACAGCTACAGGTCGCCACCTGGATTACGGGCCGACGACGAGATCAGTCTTCGACCCGAGCGAAGATGCCGATTTTTGAATGTGATCGAGACGGGCGCTTAAAAGTGAATCCCCTGGCCAACTGGTCTTACAAAGATGTGTGGAACTATCTGGTCAACAATCAGGTGTTGTATAACCCCCTTTATGATCAGGGTTATGCCAGTATCGGCGATGAGCCTTTAACCACCATGACGAAGCCTGGGGAAGAAGAGCGGGCCGGTCGTTGGCGAGGAAAAGCCCGTACAGAATGTGGAATGCATGCTTAA
- a CDS encoding MoaD/ThiS family protein: MSAPNIKVTVKLFAAYQEVVGSPELELEFPNGSTVAHVGQYFWEQYPELASLKSVTHFGVNLDFVPGDTPLQPGDEVVLIPPVSGG, translated from the coding sequence ATGTCTGCTCCCAACATTAAAGTTACGGTCAAGCTGTTTGCCGCCTACCAGGAAGTGGTGGGTTCCCCAGAGTTGGAACTTGAATTTCCCAATGGCTCAACCGTGGCTCACGTCGGTCAATATTTTTGGGAGCAATATCCCGAACTGGCATCCTTAAAGTCTGTGACCCATTTTGGCGTCAATCTGGACTTTGTCCCTGGGGATACGCCCTTACAGCCCGGCGATGAGGTGGTGTTAATTCCCCCTGTGAGTGGGGGGTGA
- a CDS encoding DUF3352 domain-containing protein, whose product MVKLRSVFLQLLASVLALLIWSGPVWALEPEPELAPPQPEPELGPESAHFMPDTTSLMVSLTGSPLKMAGNESAGASSQLTDLPAALLATGGIDYQKDIRPWVSDEITFALTSLENGQPGYLLAVKTRNNRDADAFLERIWQQQATDGQTINFERYAGVDLISADVSPNVATPVRLPGLLKPVRYLTTAKLDDRFILIANQRQVIEQAVDSSKKKTPQLAKRSEYKTAIASLTQKQKSGMAYLDLEKLLPAISGQAATTPPTYRSLGIAFGESRQGLLAETALVAKAGRDLPAVKITQQEPMAALSYFPGNSPFVVSGSNLGTLWSQINQDLQGYPNLKSWVNQTLGTWGKTRGLNLTSKIFPWVDGDYAWALLPDSLSPVLSAQANAEADWLFAYEQTNSDKNKQLATHLNELATEQDLGTSPFELAGRKVYAWTRLVSQEIDDTRSSNLTFKTEVTGAYANIDNQKILASSPEALGLALDAGSDALTSQRSFQDAIAPFDQPNQGFLYIDWPVMKPILKKNLPVISKLESNAQTLLSKLRSVSVSSYGETPEVQHSQWYFRF is encoded by the coding sequence ATGGTAAAACTTCGTTCTGTTTTTCTTCAGTTACTAGCCAGCGTTCTTGCCCTGCTGATTTGGAGCGGACCCGTCTGGGCCCTTGAGCCAGAGCCTGAATTGGCCCCGCCTCAGCCAGAGCCTGAGTTAGGCCCTGAATCGGCCCATTTTATGCCTGATACAACGTCTTTAATGGTTTCGTTGACGGGAAGTCCACTAAAGATGGCCGGAAATGAGTCAGCAGGAGCCTCTTCCCAACTAACGGATTTACCTGCGGCTTTGTTGGCCACTGGGGGCATCGATTATCAAAAGGATATTCGCCCCTGGGTGAGTGATGAAATCACCTTTGCCTTGACCAGTTTGGAGAACGGGCAGCCTGGATATTTGCTGGCGGTTAAAACCCGAAATAATCGGGATGCAGATGCCTTCTTGGAGCGGATTTGGCAGCAGCAGGCCACAGATGGCCAGACGATAAATTTTGAACGGTATGCTGGGGTCGATCTGATCTCAGCTGATGTATCGCCCAATGTGGCTACGCCTGTTCGTCTACCAGGACTGCTGAAGCCGGTTCGATATTTGACCACCGCGAAGTTGGATGATCGCTTTATCTTAATCGCCAATCAGCGCCAAGTGATAGAGCAGGCGGTAGATTCGTCTAAAAAAAAGACCCCGCAGTTGGCAAAACGGTCAGAATATAAAACTGCGATCGCATCCCTGACTCAAAAACAGAAGTCTGGAATGGCCTATCTGGATTTAGAAAAGCTGCTTCCGGCCATTTCTGGCCAAGCGGCCACGACTCCACCCACCTATCGCAGCTTGGGGATTGCCTTTGGTGAATCTCGGCAGGGGCTGTTAGCTGAGACCGCTTTGGTTGCCAAGGCCGGACGAGACCTACCCGCCGTTAAGATAACCCAACAAGAGCCGATGGCGGCCCTTAGTTATTTCCCCGGCAATAGTCCATTTGTAGTCTCTGGATCGAATTTAGGCACCCTATGGTCTCAAATCAACCAGGATTTGCAAGGCTATCCCAATCTCAAATCTTGGGTGAATCAAACCCTCGGCACTTGGGGGAAAACCCGCGGACTCAATCTCACTAGCAAAATTTTCCCATGGGTGGATGGGGATTATGCTTGGGCACTATTACCGGATTCTTTGTCGCCGGTCCTGTCGGCCCAGGCGAATGCAGAAGCAGATTGGCTTTTTGCCTATGAACAGACCAATAGCGATAAAAATAAGCAGTTGGCGACTCATTTAAATGAGCTAGCAACGGAACAGGATTTAGGCACAAGTCCGTTTGAGCTAGCTGGTCGCAAGGTCTATGCCTGGACCCGCTTGGTCTCTCAAGAAATCGACGATACTCGCAGCAGCAACCTCACCTTCAAGACGGAAGTGACGGGGGCCTACGCCAATATTGATAACCAAAAGATCTTGGCCAGCTCACCAGAGGCCCTGGGGTTAGCCCTGGATGCAGGCAGTGATGCCTTGACTAGTCAGCGGTCGTTTCAAGATGCGATCGCACCCTTCGATCAGCCCAATCAAGGGTTCTTATATATAGATTGGCCCGTGATGAAGCCCATTCTGAAAAAGAATCTACCCGTTATTTCCAAGCTGGAAAGTAATGCTCAAACCCTCCTGAGTAAACTCCGGTCCGTATCCGTCAGTAGTTATGGCGAAACCCCTGAAGTCCAGCATAGTCAGTGGTATTTCCGCTTCTAG